The following are encoded together in the Myxococcales bacterium genome:
- a CDS encoding thiolase family protein, with amino-acid sequence MPFEKTFVPYGLYWSSPFCRWQGSLAQAHSLELVAQVAVEVLSAKKIDPKGFDSVLLGMTVLQRSSFYGAPWLAAMIGAAGATGPTLAQACATSARVIASAAAEVELGNAGSVLAVTCDRTSNGPHIYYPDPTAPGGTGASENAVLDAFNRDPWAKNAMLETAENVAKEAGFTKEQQDEVALLRYEQYQAALADDRAFQRRYLHPITLRRGKKELGKVETDEGIHPTTAEGLARLAPVTPGGTVSFGSQTHPADGNAGLVVCNEGRARELSSRPEIRVRIVAAAEARVEKGFMPKAVVPAARAVLTRAGIDIGDCKAIKTHNPFAVNDLFFCRELGLGLETINRFGSPLVYGHPQGPTGMRLTIELIEELVAAGGGYGLFSGCAAGDTAMALVVKVG; translated from the coding sequence ATGCCGTTCGAAAAGACGTTCGTCCCCTACGGTCTGTACTGGTCGTCACCGTTCTGCCGCTGGCAGGGCAGCCTCGCTCAGGCGCACTCGCTCGAGCTCGTGGCGCAGGTGGCGGTCGAGGTCTTGAGCGCAAAAAAGATCGATCCCAAGGGCTTCGACTCCGTGCTGCTCGGCATGACCGTGCTGCAGCGTTCTTCGTTCTACGGCGCGCCCTGGCTCGCGGCGATGATCGGCGCAGCCGGCGCCACGGGACCCACCCTCGCGCAGGCCTGTGCCACGAGCGCGAGGGTCATCGCCTCGGCGGCAGCCGAGGTCGAGCTGGGCAACGCCGGCAGTGTGCTCGCCGTCACGTGTGACCGCACCAGCAACGGCCCACACATTTACTACCCCGATCCCACGGCCCCGGGCGGCACCGGTGCGAGTGAGAACGCGGTGCTCGACGCCTTCAATCGGGATCCCTGGGCGAAAAACGCCATGCTCGAGACGGCCGAGAACGTCGCCAAGGAGGCGGGCTTCACGAAAGAGCAACAGGACGAGGTCGCGCTGCTGCGCTACGAGCAGTACCAGGCGGCGCTCGCCGACGACCGCGCCTTCCAGCGGCGTTACCTGCATCCGATCACGCTGCGCCGCGGCAAGAAGGAGCTCGGCAAGGTCGAGACCGACGAGGGCATCCACCCAACGACCGCTGAGGGGCTCGCACGCCTCGCACCGGTTACTCCAGGTGGAACGGTCAGCTTCGGCTCGCAGACCCACCCCGCCGACGGCAACGCCGGGCTCGTGGTGTGCAACGAAGGTCGTGCGCGCGAGCTCTCGTCGCGCCCCGAAATCCGAGTGCGTATCGTGGCCGCGGCCGAAGCGCGGGTCGAGAAGGGTTTCATGCCCAAAGCAGTCGTGCCGGCGGCCCGCGCCGTGCTCACGAGAGCGGGCATCGACATCGGCGACTGCAAGGCCATCAAGACCCACAACCCCTTCGCGGTGAACGACCTGTTCTTCTGCCGCGAGCTCGGGCTCGGTCTCGAGACCATCAATCGATTTGGCTCGCCGTTGGTGTACGGACACCCGCAGGGGCCAACCGGCATGCGGCTCACGATCGAGTTGATCGAAGAGCTGGTGGCCGCGGGCGGCGGCTACGGCCTGTTCAGCGGCTGCGCCGCCGGCGACACCGCCATGGCGCTGGTGGTGAAGGTCGGTTGA